The following is a genomic window from Halorubellus sp. JP-L1.
GCGCACCCGCCGAGTGAGGTTCGTCATGGGATGGCACACGACGAGCGGCGTGAAAGCGGTTTGCGTCACCGACGCGTTCGCCGCCACTACCGACCGGTTGCCGTCACCGACGCGTTCGCCGCCACTACCGACCGGTTGCCGTCACCGACGCGTTCGCCGCCACTATCGACTCGACCGTCGCTGTTCGTGCCGCGGTCGCGGGCTGCGGCACGGTCTCCCGCGACGCCGGACTCGCCGCGACGCGTTGGTTTTTACGCATGCGTGGGCTTTCGGACCGTATGCAAGATGCATTCGCCAGTCGCCTCCGCGGCCGCGAGTCGCTCGTCGGCGCGTGGTGCACGGTCGGGCACCCGGTCGTCGCCGAGGTGCTCGCCGCCGAACCCGTCGACTTCGTCGTCCTCGACGGCGAGCACTCCGAGAACGACCTCGGGGACCTCGCGGACTGCGTGCGCGCCGTCGACGCCGCGAACCATCGCGCTCGGGAGCGCGAGGGAGCAGACGCGACACAGACTGCGACCGTCGTCCGCGCGAGCGGCCCGGACCGCGCCGAGATCAAGCGCCTCCTCGACCTCGGCCCCGACGGCGTGCTCGTCCCGCAAGTAGAGTCGCTCGCGGACGCCGAGGCGGCCGCACAGGCCAGCCAGTACCCGCCCGAGGGCGTGCGGGGCGTCGCGGGCGGTCGGGCCGCCGACTACGGCCGGACGCTCGGCGACTACTACGAGCGCGCGAACGACGACGTCGCGACGTTCGTCCAGGTCGAGACCACGGGCGCGCTCGACGACGCGGACGCCATCGCCGACCTCGACGGCGTCGACGCGCTGTTCGTCGGCCCCGCCGACCTCTCGGCGCGCCTCGGCGCGTTCGCCGAGTTCGACGACGCGGCGTTCGCGGACGCGGTCGCGGACGTCGTCGCCGCCGCTCACGGCGCGGACGAACCGATCGCTGTCGGCACGCTCGCGACGAGCACGGCGAACGCGCCCGAGCGAAAGCACGACTGGGGGATGGACTACGTCGTCGGCGGCGTCGACGTCGCGCACCTCCGCGAGGGACTCGGCGGGTACCTGGACGCACTGGACGGAGGTGCGGACTGAATGGGCGGCGAGAGGACGCGCGTCGAGCGCGTCGCGGTGACGACGCCCGAGTACGACGCACCCGAGGGCGGGAACAGCGCGTGGGTGCTCCCCGAGGACGGCGTCGTCGTCGACCCCGGCCCACCCGGCGACGTCCCCTGGGAGCAACTCACCGAGGGACTCGCCGACGCCGGACTCGCGCTCGCGGACGTCGAGCACGTCGTCCTCACGCACTGGCACGTCGACCACGTCGGGCTCGCGCCGCGGCTCGCCGACGCCGCGGACGCGACGGTCGCCATGCACGAGCGCGACGCACCGCTCGTCGGCGACTACGCGAGAGAGCGCGAGCGCCGCGTGGAGCGCGACGCGGCGACGCTCGCGCGCTGGGGCGTCCCCGACGAGCACGTCGCGTCGGTCCGGGGCGCGGACTCGCGGACGCCGTTCCCCGACGAGTTCCCCGTGACCGCGCTCGCCGGGGGCGACCGCGTCGGCTCGCTGTCGGTCCTCGCGACGCCGGGACACACGGCCGGACACGCCGCATTCGTCGTCGTCGAAAGCGACGCGGATGGAGAGAGGGCCGGTAACGGCGACACCGGGCGCGCGATAGTCGGCGACGCCGCGCTCAGGACGGTCACGCCGAACGTCGGCGGCGGCGACACCCGGTTGGACGACCCGCTCGCGGCGTACCGCGGGACCCTCGACGCGCTCGCTGCGCGCGCCGACCGCGCGCTCCCCGGGCACGGGACCGCGTTCGACCTCGACGAGCGCGTCGCGGAGATCCGGACGCATCACCGCGAGCGCGCCGGGAACGTCCGCGACGCGCTCGTCGCACTCGACGGAGACGCCGCCGACGACGCTGGAGACGACCGGTCATCCGCCGACGGCGCGACGCCCTGGGCGGTCGCGGAGGCGTGCTTCGGGGAGATGGCGGGCTATCACGTCAAGTTCGGCGCGGGCGAGGCGTTCGCGCACCTCCGCGACCTGACGGCGCTCGACATCGCGGAGTGCGTCGGGAGCGACCCGCTCCGGTACGCACCCGCGAACGACGGCGGTGACGTCGGCGCCGACGACGGTGACGCCGACGCGGCCGCGCGGCTCGACGACGCCTGGTACGTCGACGAGAACTGACCGCAGACGGGACGCGACTGGACCGACTGGTACGAGGCACGCTCGCCGTCGGTCAGGCGAACAGCTCCTCGACGAGCGTCCCGATGAGCTTGTTCTCCGCCAGCCGGAGGTGTTCCTCGAACGTTCGCCGGTCGATCCCCATGTCGTCGGCGAGCGCCTCCGTCGTGCTGTCCCGCGGGATGGCGTAGTAGCCGCCCTCCCAGGCGTTGACGACGGCTTCCTCCTGGCGCGCGGAGAGGTCGGGGACGAGCGAGTCGAGCGAGAGCAACGGTCGGTCCTGCGTGACCGTGTCCACCTCGCGCTTGGAGCGCACCGTCACCCGGAACGACTCCTGGACGTCCTGGTAGAACCGCGTGAGGTTCTCGGGGTCGAGCGTGAGGACGCGGACGACCTTCCCGCCGCTCTCGTACCGGAGCGGCGGGAGCAGCAGGCAGTCGTGGCGTTCGAGGTACTCCTCGACGTTCCCTTCCGTGAACGGGCGGAGGCACTCCTCGGTGATGAGCACCTTCTCTTCGCCGCGCGAGATGACGTCCTTCAGGCCAACGGCCGCCTCGATCTCGCTGGCGACGACGTCGTCTTCGTCCCCGCGGACGTGCAGGAGGTCGCAGTGGTCGTTGCACCAGAGTTCGATGCTCACGTCGCGTCCGGCCGTCGCGTCCTCGTACGCGACGTCGCCGCGGATGTGGAAGGTCGCCTCGTACATGCTCGTACTCGAACGGTCGCCCACGACGGTAAAGAACCCCACCACGTGCTGCTCTCTCTTCGCGGTGTTGGATTGCGTGGCCGGTCGACGGCGACGGGTTCGTGATGAGTGCGCTGCTCATGGACGCCTTGGACTTCGCGGTCGACGAGAGCGAAGAGACCATCGACCACGTCGTCGCGACTGCGGTGCAGTTAGGCGTCTCCATCTCCTTGTGCTGGACAGATGACCGACGGTGACGGGCGCGGGACCACCACAGACGACCCAGAGGAGAGTCTCGGTCGGTCGGTCCCTGCGGTCGCGCGCGAGTACGCGCCCGGCGTCGCCGCACTCGTCGTCTTCGCCGTCGCCGCGCGCCTCGCGAGCGACCTGGTCCCGCACGCGAGCGCGCTCGTCGTCGCCGTCGCGTTCGGCATCGTCGTCGCGAACACGGTCGGCGTCCCGGACGTCCTCGCGGCCGGCGTCCGCACGCACAAGTTCTGGCTCGCGGCCGGCATCGTCCTCATGGGCGCGCGCGTCTCGCTGTCGACGCTCGTCTCGGCCGGGCCTCAGATCGCCGTGCTCGTCGTCGGCGTCGTCGTCGCCACCGTCCTCCTCGTCGAGGGACTCTCGGCGCTCGTCTTCGACGTCCAGGCGGAACTCGGGTCGCTGCTCGCCGCGGGCGCGAGCGTCTGCGGCGTCTCCGCCGCCGTGGGCGTCGCCGGCAGCATCCGCGCCAGCGAGGACCAGCTCGCGTACGCCGCCGGCACCATCCTCCTCTTCGACGTCGTCACGCTCTTCGTCTATCCCGCGCTCGCCGGCCCGCTCGGGCTCTCCGACCGCGCGTTCGGCGTCTGGGCTGGACTCACGATGTTCTCGACGGGTCCCGTGACTGCCGCAGGGTTCGCGGTCTCGGACGTCGCGGGCCGCTGGGCGACCATCACGAAACTCACGCGGAACCTCCTCTTGGGCGTGCTCGTCGGCGCGTACTCCATCCGGTACGCGAACGCGAGCGAGTACGACACCGCCGGGAGCGCGTTCTCGCCGCGAGAGCTCTGGCGGACGTTCCCGAAGTTCGTCCTCGGGTTCTTCGCCGTCGTCCTCGTCGCGTCCACGCCGCTCGTCTCCGACGCCGCACGCACGCAACTCACGCACGGCTACCGCTGGCTGTTCCTGCTCGCGTTCGCCGGTCTCGGCCTCAGCGTCGAGTTCGAGGACCTCCGCTCGACGGGCCTGACGCCGATCGTACTCCTGCTCACATCGCTCCTCGTCGTCAGCGCGCTCGCGTTCGTCGCCGTCGGCGTCCTCCTCTGACCCGGGCGGCTCCGACGAGTCGGTCGCGTTTCGCACTACGCCCGTGCGACGACGAGGAGCCGTTCGGCGTCCTGGTCGAACGGGTCGCCGTCGAGCGTCCCATACGCCTCGACCCCATCGAACCCGGCGTCCGCGAGGAGTTCGGTGAGTTCGTACGCGGAGTAGAGCCGATGCGAGACGTCGAACTCGCGGACGTCGCCGTCGACGACGAGCCGCCACGTGTTCTCCATCCACGACCAGTCGTCCGCGACAGCGTGCTCTTCGAGGACGTAGCCGTCGTCGAAGTCCTCCCACGTCCGGGCGCGGAAGTCGCTCGCGAGCGTCTCCTTCGACGCGAGGTCCATGACGAGCGTGCCGCCGGGCGCGAGCACGTCGTGGAGGTTCCGGGCGACGCGCGCGTCGTCCGCGCGGTCCTCGAAGTACCCGAAGGACGTGAACAGGTTCAGCGCGAGGTCGAACGCGCCGTCGCGGCGGAACTCGCGCATGTCGGCCTCGACGAACTCGACGGCCTCGGCGACGCCGCGGTCGGCGGCGCGCTCGCGCGCCTCCTCGACGTACGCCGCGGTCGCGTCGACGCCGGTCACGTCGAACCCACTGTCGGCGAGCGCGACGCTGTGCCGACCCGGCCCGCAGGGCAGGTCGAGGACCGCGTCGCCGGGTGAGACGTCGACACCGGGGAGCGCGAGCACGCTATCCAGTTCGTCGCGCGCGTCCGCGAACCGCTCCGCGGGGAACATCGCGTCCCGGAACGCCTCCCAGAACCGTTCGTCCTCGTGCCACGGTCGCTCCGTTTCCATAGGCGACACGTCGAGGCCTTGACTTCAATGCGTGCCGATGCTGCAGTCTCGCGCTGCCGGACCGGTCTCCGTCGGTCCTGGCCGTGGCGACGCCGGAACGAGTCCGTCCATCGGGACGAGGACGTCCCCCGGGACGAGCCCGACGGACGCGACTTACTCCTTCTTGTGCGTGAAGATGACCGCCTGGTCGTCGACGCTCCCGACGCAGAGGTCGAGCTGGCGGGAGAGGTTGAGGCTCGTCGGGTTCTCCTTGCAGACGACGAGGTCGTCGAACGGCTCCTCGCACGCCGGGCACGTGACCGCGACGGTGTTCTGGTAGCTCTTGATCGCCTGGTTCTCCTCTCGGCGCGTGAGCGAGGCCACGAGTTCGTCGAAGTCGACGTCGTCCATACCACGCCTAACCGCGCCCGCCGACATAAATCCGTGCGAGAGCGAGCCACGATTCGCTCGCCGGCCGAGCGGGTAGGTCACCGTTCGCTGCGAGCGGTGGTCAACGCGCGACGGTGGCGAGCACCCCACCCCGGTATTTGAACGACCCCGCTTGTGGTGGGTCAAAGGCAAACCGGCCGGCGGTCGAACGCCCGAGTATGGCGAGCAACTCCGGCGGCGGAAACCTGGACGTCGGCGACGTGAGCGACCAGTACCGCGAGTACGAGGGCGCACCGACCGGCACCGACATCGAGTGCGAGGGCTGGCGGCAGGAGGCTGCCCTTCGCATGCTGAACAACAACCTCGACCCGGAGGTCGCCGAGAACCCCGAGGAGCTCGTCGTCTACGGCGGCACCGGGCGCGCGGCCCGGTCGTGGGACGCGTACGACGCCATACTGGCCGAGCTGCGCGAGCTCCCGGACGACGAGACGCTGCTCGTGCAGTCCGGGAAGCCCGTCGGGCGGTTCGAGACGCACGAGCGCGCGCCACGCGTCCTCATCGCGAACTCGAACCTCGTCGGCGCGTGGGACGACTGGGAGCACTTCCACGAGCTCGAGGCCGAGGGGAAGATCATGTACGGCCAGATGACGGCGGGGTCGTGGGCGTACATCGGCACGCAGGGCATCATTCAGGGGACGTTCGAGACGCTCGCGGAGGCCGCCCGACAACACTTCCCCGACCAGGAGGGCCTGCGCGGAACCATCACCGTCACCGCCGGGCTCGGCGGAATGGGTGGTGCACAGCCGCTCGCGGTGACGATGAACCACGGCGTCTGCATCGCGGCGGAGGTCGACGAGCACCGGATCGACCGCCGCATCGAGACCGACTACTGCATGGAGAAGACCGACGACCTCGACGAGGCCATCGCGATGGCCGAAGACGCCGCCGAGAGCGGCGAACCCCTCTCCATCGGCCTTCACATGAACGCCGCGGACATGTTCGAGGGGATGCTCGAGCGCGGATTCGTCCCGGACGTCGTCACCGACCAGACGAGCGCGCACGACGAACTCGAGGGCTACTACCCGAGCGGGTACACGGTCGAGGAAGCCGACGAACTCCGGCGCGAGAACACCGAGCGGTACGTCGAGGAGAGCCTCGACACGATGGAGCGCCACGTGCAGGGCATCCTCGACATGCAGAACGAGGGCGCGGTCGCGTTCGAGTACGGGAACAACATCCGCGGGCAGGTCCAGGACCACCGCGACTTCGAGGAGGCCTTCGACTTCCCCGGGTTCGTGCCGGCGTACATCCGGCCGCTGTTCTGTCGCGGCAAGGGGCCGTTCCGCTGGGCGGCGCTCAGCGGGAACGAGAACGACATCGCGCGCACCGACGAGGCCGTGCTCGAACTGTTCCCTGGGAAGGACGACCTGGCGCGCTGGATCGACCTCGCTCGCGAGCAGGTGTCGTTCCAGGGGCTCCCGAGCCGGGTGTGCTGGCTCGGGTACGAGACGACGCCCGTGAGCGAGACGCCGCTGGACGCGACGCACGTCGACGAGGACGCGGAACTCACCGAGCGCGCGCTGTTCGCGCTCCGCATCAACGAGCTCGTCGCGAGCGGCGAGATCGACGCGCCGGTCGTCGTGACGCGCGACCACCTCGACGCGGGCTCGGTCGCGAGCCCGAATCGCGAGACCGAGGCCATGAAGGACGGCACGGACGCGGTCGCGGACTGGCCGATCCTGAACGCGCTCCTCAACACCGCGTCGGGTGCGGACATCGTGAGCGTCCACGACGGCGGCGGCGTCGGGATCGGGAACTCCCTGCACACGAACAACCACGTCGTCCTCGACGGCACGGACCTCGCCGCGGAGAAGGCCCGGCGCGTGTTCACGACCGACCCCGGGATGGGCGTGATCCGGCACGCCGACGCCGGCTACGACGAGGCGCTCGACGAAGCCGACCGGAGCGGTGTGGCGGTACCGATGCGCGACCGGCACGAGCCGCCACGCGGCTCGGAAAGCGCGAGCGGCGACGCCGCGAGCGACGCCGCGGACGAGGAGGCAGAATGAGCGCTGGAAACCTCCAGACGGTCGTCCACGGCGCCGCCGAGGTCGTCGTCGGGAAGCGCGACGGCGCGTGGCCTGGCGGCGACCCCGCCGACGAACTCCTCGAGGTCCACGAGGACGCGGCGATAGCGGTCGTCGACGGCGAGGTCGCGGCGGTCGGCCCGACCGAGGACGTGCTCCGCGAGTACCCGGCGGAGAACGCTGACGAGGCGTACGACGCGAGCGGTCAGTCGGTCGTCCCGGGGTTCGTCGACCCGCACACGCACGCGGTGTTCGCTGGCGACCGGAGCGACGAGTTCGAGGCGAAGCTCCGCGGGAAGTCCTATCAGGACATCCTCGCAGAGGGTGGCGGCATCCTCCGCACCGTCCGCGCGGTCCGCGAGGCGAGCGAGAATGCGCTCGCGGCGAACCTCCGCGAGCACCTCGACGCGATGCTCGCGTACGGCACGACGACCGTCGAGGTCAAGTCCGGGTACGGGCTCGACACCGAGACCGAACTGAAGCTCCTGCGCGCGGTCGACGACGCCGCGAGCGACCATCCCATCGACGTCGTGCCGACGTTCATGGGCGCGCACGCCATCCCCGAGGGCGAGGACGCGGACGAGTACGTCGACGCCGTCGTCGACGAACAGATTCCGGCCGCGGCCGAGCAGGGCGTCGCTGAGTTCTGCGACGTCTTCTGCGAGGAGGGCGTGTTCAGCGTCGAGCAATCCCGTCGGGTCCTCGAAGCCGGCGAGGAAGCCGGACTAACGCCGAAGGTGCACGCCGAGGAACTCGCACATATTGGTGGCACGAAACTCGCTGCGGAGGTCGGTGCGGCGAGCGCGGACCACCTCCTGCACTCGACGCGGGAGGACGTCGACGCGCTCGTCGACGCGAACGTCGTCCCCGTCGTCCTCCCCGGGACCGCGTTCGGCCTCGGTGCGGACTACGCGGACGCCGAGACGATGCTCGACGCGGGCGCGCCCGTCGCCGTCGCCACGGACTTCAACCCGAACTGCCACAGTCGCTCGATGGGGTTCGCGCAGTCGCTGTGCTGCGTAGAGATGGGGATGACGCCCGCACAAGCGCTCGTCGCCGCCACCGAACACGCGGCCATGGCGCTCGACCGTCCCGCGAGGGGCCGACTCGACGAAGGCAGCCGCGCCGACATGGCTGTCGTCGACGCACCCAGTCACGTCCACGTCCCCTACCAATTCGGCGAGAACACCGTCGACGCCGTCTTCAAGGCCGGCGACCGCGTCGTCTGAGCGAAGCGGACGGCCTGATCGTCTGGCCGAGCACAGTCGGCCAGGCGACGTGGCGCCCGTCGACGCGACCGCCGACACCTCTTTCGTCGTCGACCGAGACGACTCCGCCATGAGCGACCTGTTCGAGACGACATTCCGCGTGGCGACCGTCGAGGACGCCGAGCCGTTCCCGGAGGCGCGCAAACCCGAGCTCGTGAAGGTGCAACTGGACTTGGGGGACGAGACCCGCCAGTCTGCCGCGCAACTCGGCTACAACTACGACGTCGAGGATCTCGTCGGCCGCCAGGTGCTGTGCGCGACGTCGCTCGGGACGGTGACCATCGCGGGGTTCGAGTCCGAGGCGCTCGTCGTCGGCGTCCCAGACGACGACGGCAATCCCGTGCTCGTCGTCCCGGACGACGACGTACCGAACGGCGGCGGCTTGTACTGAGGTACGAGCTGTACTGACCGCTGACCGGATCGTTCAGTTCTCGCGGACGACTTCCCGGACCCGGTCGGCGAGCACGTCGAGTCCCGCGGCGTCAGTCTGCTTCCGGAGGTACTTGGTCGCGCCGTTGTTCAGCGCCTCGCTCGCCACCGCCTCGCTGCCCATGCCCGTGTAGAGGATGAACGGGACGTCGGGATCGACGTCCCGGATCGCGCGCAGGAAGTCCAATTCGGTCATTCCCGGCATGTCGTAATCGCTGACGATACAGTCGAACGACCGGTCTCTGAGAGCCTCGACGGCGGCGGCGACGTCGGTCTCGGTGGTCACTGAGATGTCGGGGTGGTCGCGAGCGAACCGTTTCACGACGAGCGCCGCGAGGTCCTCGAAGTCCTCCACGAACAGGACGTCGACGCGGCCGTCGGCGTGGGGTGCGGGCGCCGACCCGGTCGCGTCGGTGACGTCGTCGGCGAGCGCGACCGCCAGCCAGGCGTCGAGGCGTTTCGGGTCGACTTCGAGCGCGACCACGTCCGCGTCGCGCCTCCACGACGCGATGCCGAGCCCCTCGAGCTTCGGGAGGTGAACGTGGTAGACCGCCGCTTCCAGCGCGTCCGAGTTCCGTGTTTCGCCTGCGCGGAACGTCGTCGTGCGGAGGACGTCCACGAGCTCGTCGACGGTGGACGCCCCGTGGTGGGCAAGGTGGAAGAGCAGGCGCCGTCGCACCTCGTCTTCCAGCGCGGCGCTGAACTCGTCCGCCGTCGCCGCCTTGGTAGGCGACGGCGGCCGGTCAGTAGTCGGAGTATCTGGCATTACGCTTCCCGGGAGGATGCGGGCAGATATCGTCGTTGTGCTGGTTTGCGGGTGCGTGCTCGCCAGTTCGTGAACAGTTGCCGACGGTCACTCTGCGATCGGGACCTGACGGGATTCGCATCGCCGAGTGCGACCGATCTTCACGCCTGGGTCGCGTTGTACGTCACCTCGACGGTCACGGACACCGACACCGGGCTGACGTCGATGTTGGTTCCCCCGGCGTCCGCCGCCTCCGCGAAGCGACCGTCGCTCGCGGTGCCGCCGACGCGGACGTGCCGCACGGAGTCGATACGCAGGTTCGTGCTCGACGCGACGATCGTCGCCTGCTCGCGGGCGTCCGAGACGGCGCGGTCGATGGCCGTCTCGCGCAGTTCGTCCAGTTGCTCGTCGGACAGCACGAACTGGACGCCGAACACCTCGCTCGCGCCGTTCTCCACGGCCACGTCGACGAGTTCGCCGACGGCGCTCGTGTCGTTCGTCGTCACTTCGAACGTCTGTCTGGCGACGAACGCGCTCTGGTTCTGGCGGTCATCTGGTGCGACGCTGAAGTCGATGGTCCGCACCGAGTCGTTCGAGAGGCCGGCGTCGGCGAGCGCGTTCCGCAGGTCGCTGCTGTTGTTCGCGAGCGCCGCCGTCGCCGCGCTCGCGGAGTCGGCTCGCGCCGTCGTCGCGACCAGGATCACCGCCTGGTCCGGTTGGGCCGACACCGACCCAGTCCCGGATACCGTTATCGTCGACTCGTTCTGCTGGCTCGAGCTCTCGGCCGTCGGGGCTTCACTCGGGATTGCCGGTGACTGGTCGCCGGTCGTGCTCGCGTCGGCGCCGAGGGCGGGCCCGGCGAGGACGCCCGCGCCGAGAACCATCGTGCCGAGAAGTATCGCTACGACCGTCGCGCCGTTCCGATGATCGAATCGCATGCTCGTCCTTCACCGGGAACCCGCATTGTAATCGAGACGTTATCGGGTACGAACCCGGCACGTCGCGGACGAACCCGTCGGTCGCTCCCGGGTCACGGTCGGCGAGAAACCCGATGCTAGTCCGTCATCGGTGAACGTGCGAAAACGGAGCGGTCCCGTTCGACCGGGACCCGGTGGCTGCCGCCTACCCGCCGAGGTAGAGCCGCGAGACCTCGGGGTTGTCGAGGAGGCCGTCGGCGTCGTCGGCGTACGCGACGGTTCCCTGGTCGAGGACGTAGCCCTTGTCGCTGATCGAGAGGCCCTTGCGGGCGTTCTGTTCGACCATCAGGATCGCCGTCCCGAGGTCGTTCACCGCCATCACGTCGTCGAACACCTCGTCCGCCGTGTTCGGCGCGAGGCCCGCGGACGGCTCGTCGATGAGGAGCACGTCCGGTTCCATGACGAGCGCTCGCGCGAACGCGAGCACTTGCCGCTGGCCGCCCGAGAGCGTCTTCGCCTTCGCGGACTGCTTCTCGGTCAGTAGCGGGAACCGGTCGTAGAGTTCGTCGATCACCGGCCCGATGTCGTCGCTCCGGGCGACGCCGCCCATGCGGAGGTTCTCCTCGATCGTGAGGTTCCCGAACACGTTCTCGGTCTGGGGGACGTACCCGATCCCGGTGCGGACGATGTCCTCGGGCGCCATCCCGCCGATGTCGTCGCCGTGGTACCGGACGTGGCCCGTCCACGGCGTCAGCATCCCGAACACGGTCTTCAGGACCGTCGACTTCCCGGCGCCGTTCGGGCCGACGAGGCACGCGATCTCGTCCTCCGCGAGCGTCATCGACAGGTCGTCGAGCACCTGCACGTCCCCGTAGCCGGAGTCGACGTTCTGGACGTCCAGCACGACGTTCTCCTCGGGGTCGCGTTCGATGACGCCAGTGCTAGCGCTCATTCGCCGGCCCCTCCGTCCCGCAACGCATTCGTGGTCATTGGCCGGGGCCTCCGAGGTACGCGTCGATGACGCGGTCGTCGTTCCGGACGGCGTCCGGCGTGCCCTCTACGAGCACGCTCCCCTGGTCGAGGACGATGATCGGGTCTGCGAGGTTCATGATGAAGTCCATGTCGTGTTCGATGATGCAGAACGTCACGCCCTGCTCGTTGAGGCGCGCGATCTGGTCGCGGAGCTTGTTCGCGAGCGTCGGGTTGACGCCGGCGACGGGCTCGTCGAGCAGGAGCACCTCGGGTTCGGCGAGCATCGCGCGAGCGAGCTCGACGAGCTTCATCTGACCGCCCGAGAGGTCCGTCGCGGACTGTGCGGCGAGATGCTCGATCTCGAACTCCTCCAAGATGCGGTGGGCGTCCTCGAGGTTCTTCCGTTCCTGCTCGTGGACGTCGCCGGGGCGCGTGAACAGCGAGACGAACGACTCGCCGATCTGGTCCTGCGCGCCGACGAGCATCGCCTCGCGGACGGTCATCCCCTCGAGCTTGCGGGGGGTCTGGAACGTCCTGATGAGGCCGTGGTCGGCGACCCGATGCGGTTCCGCGTCCGTCACGTCCGCGCCGTTCACGCGCACGTGCCCGGAGTCCTCCTCG
Proteins encoded in this region:
- a CDS encoding SIMPL domain-containing protein — its product is MRFDHRNGATVVAILLGTMVLGAGVLAGPALGADASTTGDQSPAIPSEAPTAESSSQQNESTITVSGTGSVSAQPDQAVILVATTARADSASAATAALANNSSDLRNALADAGLSNDSVRTIDFSVAPDDRQNQSAFVARQTFEVTTNDTSAVGELVDVAVENGASEVFGVQFVLSDEQLDELRETAIDRAVSDAREQATIVASSTNLRIDSVRHVRVGGTASDGRFAEAADAGGTNIDVSPVSVSVTVEVTYNATQA
- a CDS encoding ABC transporter ATP-binding protein — its product is MSASTGVIERDPEENVVLDVQNVDSGYGDVQVLDDLSMTLAEDEIACLVGPNGAGKSTVLKTVFGMLTPWTGHVRYHGDDIGGMAPEDIVRTGIGYVPQTENVFGNLTIEENLRMGGVARSDDIGPVIDELYDRFPLLTEKQSAKAKTLSGGQRQVLAFARALVMEPDVLLIDEPSAGLAPNTADEVFDDVMAVNDLGTAILMVEQNARKGLSISDKGYVLDQGTVAYADDADGLLDNPEVSRLYLGG
- a CDS encoding ABC transporter ATP-binding protein yields the protein MSEQQPRLRDGPNLDKENVVLEVDTLRKTFGGLVATNDASFQVEKGTITGLIGPNGAGKSTLFNLITGFYEEDSGHVRVNGADVTDAEPHRVADHGLIRTFQTPRKLEGMTVREAMLVGAQDQIGESFVSLFTRPGDVHEQERKNLEDAHRILEEFEIEHLAAQSATDLSGGQMKLVELARAMLAEPEVLLLDEPVAGVNPTLANKLRDQIARLNEQGVTFCIIEHDMDFIMNLADPIIVLDQGSVLVEGTPDAVRNDDRVIDAYLGGPGQ